The uncultured Ilyobacter sp. genome has a segment encoding these proteins:
- a CDS encoding homoserine kinase, producing MAVYTKLSDDYIKNILKNYSFKEIDRIEEISEGILNTNYFIEGDKGKFIFRILEGERNYTEEAKELEFLEYLNSNGFPCPTAIKNVLGENYTFIDGKMASVFTFIEGEKVKSINENNMKEIGQKLGKMHNLLKDRDITRNRKIDMQYFYNIISKADLREILKDDYDFIMKYYERASKVDYSNLPFGIIHNDIFPDNVFMQGEEISGIIDFNDCLRGPLILDLAIVISFWIRNRGFSDEVENQLTKVFLNAYETERKITKEEMELMDEALIRIALTFIFLRVNKFHVEDNSSVNMEFKNYRDLLPLLRYF from the coding sequence GTGGCTGTTTATACTAAATTGAGCGATGACTATATAAAGAATATATTGAAAAATTACTCCTTTAAAGAGATAGACAGGATAGAGGAGATATCTGAGGGAATATTAAATACTAACTATTTTATAGAGGGTGACAAAGGCAAATTTATTTTTAGAATATTAGAGGGTGAGAGAAATTATACAGAAGAGGCAAAAGAACTTGAATTCCTAGAATATCTTAATTCAAATGGATTTCCATGTCCCACAGCTATAAAAAATGTTTTAGGAGAAAATTATACATTTATAGATGGGAAAATGGCTTCTGTATTTACCTTTATAGAGGGAGAAAAAGTAAAGTCTATAAATGAAAATAATATGAAAGAGATAGGCCAAAAGCTAGGAAAAATGCACAATCTCCTAAAAGACAGGGATATAACAAGAAATAGGAAAATAGATATGCAGTATTTTTATAATATAATATCAAAAGCTGATCTCAGAGAGATACTTAAAGATGATTACGATTTTATTATGAAATACTATGAAAGGGCATCTAAAGTAGATTACTCAAATCTCCCCTTTGGTATAATTCACAATGATATTTTTCCTGACAATGTTTTTATGCAAGGTGAGGAAATCTCGGGGATAATAGATTTCAACGATTGTCTTAGGGGACCACTCATTCTGGATTTGGCAATAGTTATAAGTTTTTGGATAAGAAACAGAGGCTTTTCAGATGAAGTTGAAAATCAATTGACTAAAGTATTTTTAAACGCCTATGAGACTGAGAGAAAAATAACCAAAGAAGAGATGGAGCTTATGGATGAAGCTCTCATAAGAATAGCTCTTACTTTTATATTTTTGAGAGTTAATAAATTTCATGTAGAAGACAACAGCAGTGTAAATATGGAGTTTAAAAATTACAGAGATCTCCTTCCATTGCTGAGATATTTCTAA
- a CDS encoding homoserine dehydrogenase has protein sequence MKLGVIGLGTVGEGVLKILTVEKDRLEAMFGEKIEVVKVCDIEEKNFPFGKFNFTNNYKEIIEDEEIHTVVELIGGVGIAFEIAKEILGSGRNLVCANKHLIATHGKELFALAEKNDVKFFFEAAVAGGIPVVTPLKEGLFPNRFERIRGILNGTCNYMLSKMEEGMSYEEALEDAQEKGYAEADPTFDVAGIDTGHKISVLAYLAWGELKEFSSIPITGIDKLTKEDIEKAKAEGKRYKLLGEAFKEDGKLTVKVSPQLIESTELLYDVGGVYNAVEIDGSYTGKTIFFGEGAGMDATASAVVSDIYKVLASRSWN, from the coding sequence ATGAAATTAGGTGTAATAGGACTAGGTACTGTAGGTGAAGGAGTCTTAAAAATTCTTACAGTTGAAAAAGATAGATTAGAGGCTATGTTTGGAGAAAAAATCGAAGTAGTAAAAGTATGCGACATTGAGGAGAAAAATTTTCCATTTGGTAAATTTAATTTTACGAATAACTATAAAGAGATAATAGAAGACGAAGAGATTCATACAGTTGTAGAATTAATTGGTGGTGTGGGAATAGCTTTTGAGATAGCAAAGGAGATACTGGGGTCAGGAAGAAACTTAGTATGTGCAAATAAGCACCTTATAGCTACTCACGGAAAAGAGTTATTTGCCCTTGCGGAAAAAAATGATGTTAAGTTTTTCTTTGAGGCAGCAGTTGCAGGAGGAATTCCAGTTGTAACGCCGCTTAAAGAGGGGCTTTTTCCAAATAGGTTTGAAAGAATAAGAGGAATATTAAACGGTACTTGCAACTACATGCTCTCTAAAATGGAAGAGGGGATGAGTTATGAGGAAGCACTTGAAGATGCCCAGGAAAAAGGTTATGCAGAAGCGGATCCTACATTTGACGTAGCAGGTATAGATACAGGACATAAAATCAGTGTTCTAGCATATCTGGCATGGGGAGAACTAAAGGAGTTTTCATCAATCCCTATAACAGGAATTGATAAACTCACTAAGGAAGATATAGAAAAAGCCAAGGCAGAAGGAAAAAGGTACAAACTTTTAGGAGAAGCATTTAAAGAAGATGGGAAGCTGACAGTAAAAGTGTCACCACAGCTAATTGAAAGCACTGAACTTCTCTACGATGTAGGGGGAGTTTACAACGCCGTGGAGATAGACGGCTCTTATACAGGTAAAACAATATTCTTCGGAGAGGGAGCAGGAATGGACGCAACTGCTTCAGCTGTAGTATCTGACATATATAAAGTTTTAGCCAGTCGTTCTTGGAATTAA
- a CDS encoding aspartate-semialdehyde dehydrogenase, translating into MSYVVAVVGATGMVGRKMLQVLEEKEFPVKEIKLLASARSAGKKMTFRGKEVAVEELKPESFVGVDVALFSAGGETSKKFAPEAAERGAIVVDNSSAWRMTEGVPLVVPEVNPEAIKESKIIANPNCSTTQCVLPLKVVQDLFGLKRVVYSTYQAVSGSGRDGIEELKEGKRFYPYQIKNNCLPHIDVFLDNGYTKEEEKMINETRKILEVPELPITATCVRVPVLNCHGVSINVETESEVDIQKLREAIQDFPGVVLYDDPKNNVYPLASESDGKNEVFVGRLRKDPSIKNGLNMWVVSDNLRKGAATNTVQIAEVLAKGGKI; encoded by the coding sequence ATGAGTTATGTTGTAGCGGTAGTTGGGGCAACTGGTATGGTAGGAAGAAAAATGTTACAGGTACTTGAAGAAAAAGAGTTTCCTGTTAAAGAGATAAAGCTTTTAGCTTCAGCCAGGTCAGCTGGTAAAAAGATGACTTTCAGAGGTAAAGAAGTAGCTGTAGAGGAGCTCAAACCCGAAAGTTTCGTAGGTGTGGATGTTGCATTATTTTCCGCCGGTGGAGAAACAAGTAAAAAGTTTGCTCCTGAAGCGGCAGAAAGGGGAGCTATCGTAGTAGATAACTCAAGTGCATGGAGAATGACAGAAGGGGTTCCGCTAGTGGTACCTGAAGTAAATCCAGAGGCTATAAAAGAGAGTAAGATAATAGCAAATCCAAACTGCTCAACAACACAGTGTGTACTTCCTCTAAAAGTGGTCCAAGATCTATTTGGACTAAAAAGAGTGGTCTACAGCACTTATCAGGCTGTCTCAGGGTCTGGAAGAGATGGTATAGAGGAGTTAAAAGAGGGGAAAAGATTTTACCCTTATCAGATAAAAAATAACTGTCTTCCACATATAGATGTATTTTTAGATAATGGCTACACAAAAGAAGAAGAGAAGATGATTAATGAAACTAGAAAGATTCTTGAAGTTCCAGAGTTGCCGATAACTGCAACTTGTGTAAGAGTACCTGTACTCAACTGTCACGGAGTTTCAATAAACGTAGAAACAGAATCAGAAGTTGATATTCAGAAATTAAGAGAAGCAATACAAGATTTTCCAGGAGTTGTGCTATATGACGACCCTAAGAATAATGTATACCCATTGGCTTCAGAATCAGACGGAAAAAATGAAGTATTTGTAGGAAGACTTAGAAAAGATCCAAGTATAAAAAATGGTCTTAATATGTGGGTCGTATCAGACAACCTTAGAAAAGGTGCAGCAACAAACACCGTACAAATAGCAGAGGTACTTGCAAAAGGGGGAAAAATATGA
- a CDS encoding aspartate kinase — MALIVQKFGGTSVKDTERLQEVAKWVVKNKEEGNKMVVVVSAPGGMTDSLIKRAQEVNSSPKGRELDMLLSVGEQISAALLSMAIEQLGHKAISFTGPQVGIKTTNDFNNAKILDISSEKIMEKLNSDHVVIITGFQGVDEKGNITTLGRGGSDTTAVAVGAAISADQVEIYTDVDGIYTADPRVVKNAGKIPQVSFTEMIEMAGKGAKVLHCRSVELAAKYGIDIHLRSAFTWEEGTWVKGDEEMEKATVRGITHVKGLAKLTITQLESNNYLSDVMDILEDREVDIRLVNQGLNPSGHFEISFLLEEKEAVRVSKLIEEKLGNKENINVKLNLGMVSAIGIGVRSNKLQGSIMRILNNNGIKPKMMSSSETSLSYVVAEENVDKLKRLMHDKLIEKSLSA; from the coding sequence ATGGCGTTAATAGTACAGAAATTTGGTGGAACAAGCGTAAAAGACACTGAGAGGCTGCAGGAAGTAGCTAAGTGGGTAGTTAAAAATAAAGAAGAGGGCAACAAAATGGTGGTAGTTGTATCTGCACCTGGAGGCATGACTGATTCTCTTATAAAAAGAGCGCAAGAGGTTAACAGCAGTCCTAAAGGAAGAGAGCTAGATATGTTACTCTCTGTGGGAGAACAAATATCAGCTGCACTTCTTTCAATGGCAATAGAACAGCTTGGACACAAAGCCATCTCTTTTACAGGACCACAAGTAGGAATAAAAACGACTAATGATTTTAATAATGCAAAGATACTAGATATATCATCTGAAAAAATAATGGAAAAACTAAACAGTGACCATGTGGTTATAATAACAGGATTTCAAGGTGTAGATGAAAAGGGGAATATAACTACCCTTGGAAGAGGGGGATCGGATACAACTGCTGTAGCTGTGGGGGCAGCTATATCTGCAGACCAGGTAGAAATATATACTGATGTAGATGGTATATACACAGCTGATCCGAGAGTGGTAAAAAATGCTGGAAAGATACCTCAGGTATCTTTCACAGAGATGATAGAGATGGCAGGGAAAGGAGCTAAAGTCCTCCACTGCAGAAGTGTGGAACTAGCTGCTAAATATGGGATCGATATTCATTTGAGATCGGCGTTTACATGGGAAGAAGGAACTTGGGTAAAGGGGGATGAAGAAATGGAAAAAGCAACGGTAAGAGGGATAACACATGTCAAAGGACTTGCTAAATTGACTATAACTCAGCTTGAAAGTAATAATTATCTAAGCGATGTAATGGATATATTAGAAGATAGGGAAGTTGACATAAGACTAGTAAATCAAGGACTTAATCCTTCTGGACATTTTGAAATCTCCTTCCTTTTAGAAGAAAAAGAGGCAGTAAGAGTTTCTAAACTTATCGAAGAAAAGCTGGGAAACAAGGAGAATATAAATGTAAAACTGAACTTAGGAATGGTCTCTGCCATAGGTATAGGGGTTCGTTCCAACAAGCTTCAGGGAAGTATAATGAGAATACTTAATAACAACGGAATAAAACCAAAAATGATGTCTTCTTCTGAAACAAGTCTTTCTTATGTTGTAGCAGAAGAAAATGTAGATAAATTAAAAAGGCTGATGCATGACAAACTTATAGAAAAAAGCCTTTCTGCCTAA
- the thrC gene encoding threonine synthase — protein MRYVSTRGNLEKSYSAAEAIREGMVPGGGLFVPENFPKFTLDEINSLKELNYQEVSMEVLKKYLSDYTEEEIRECVEGAYSDSNFSHKERTPVVKVEDGVYVMELWHGPTAAFKDMALQLMPRLFVKAREKTNAVDDTLILVATSGDTGKAALEGFKNLKGIKVVVFYPEEGVSQVQKLQMITTEGDNLTVSALKGNFDDCQTGVKDIFADEEFNSSLKGLELSSANSINLGRLLPQIIYYFKAYAQMLRDNEITLGEKVDFCVPTGNFGNILAGYYAIEMGLPVGKLICASNKNNVLTDFLQSGTYDKKRDFHKTMSPSMDILVSSNLERFLYHTLGDADKVSKIYEKFNRDGVFSVDKQELESIQNIMESGYTDEDMCIDTIKNVFENDNYIMDTHTAVAMNVALRKKTERKVVVLSTASIYKFPSSVLKSFGKEGETEFQEIEMLNEITGLELHSAVKGIDQLPVLHKNCIEKNGMREFLEKLIKK, from the coding sequence ATGAGATACGTTAGTACTAGGGGAAACCTTGAAAAAAGTTATTCGGCAGCAGAAGCCATAAGAGAGGGGATGGTTCCAGGGGGAGGACTTTTTGTACCTGAGAATTTTCCTAAATTTACTCTCGACGAGATAAATAGCTTGAAAGAACTTAACTACCAAGAAGTTTCTATGGAAGTACTGAAAAAATATCTTTCTGACTATACGGAGGAAGAGATAAGAGAGTGTGTAGAGGGTGCTTACAGTGACAGCAATTTTTCACACAAGGAAAGAACTCCTGTGGTAAAAGTAGAGGACGGAGTATATGTAATGGAGCTATGGCACGGTCCAACAGCTGCATTTAAAGATATGGCACTTCAGCTTATGCCAAGACTCTTTGTGAAGGCAAGAGAGAAAACAAATGCTGTAGACGATACCCTTATACTGGTTGCTACTTCCGGTGATACTGGAAAGGCAGCTCTTGAAGGCTTTAAAAATCTAAAGGGAATAAAAGTAGTTGTTTTTTATCCAGAAGAGGGTGTAAGTCAGGTTCAAAAACTTCAAATGATAACAACAGAGGGAGATAACCTCACTGTTTCTGCATTAAAGGGAAACTTTGATGACTGCCAAACAGGCGTAAAGGACATTTTTGCAGATGAAGAATTTAATAGTTCTCTGAAAGGTTTAGAGCTGTCTTCGGCAAACTCTATAAACCTAGGTAGACTTCTTCCTCAGATAATATACTATTTTAAGGCCTATGCTCAGATGCTAAGAGACAACGAAATTACCCTAGGGGAAAAAGTGGACTTCTGTGTTCCGACAGGAAACTTTGGAAATATATTAGCAGGGTATTATGCAATAGAAATGGGTCTTCCAGTTGGGAAGCTTATCTGTGCTTCTAATAAAAACAACGTCTTGACGGACTTTCTCCAGAGTGGAACCTATGATAAAAAAAGAGATTTTCATAAGACAATGAGTCCATCTATGGATATTTTAGTTTCTTCAAATCTCGAGAGATTTCTTTATCATACGTTAGGAGATGCTGACAAAGTTTCAAAAATCTATGAAAAATTTAATAGGGACGGGGTTTTCAGTGTAGATAAGCAGGAGTTGGAAAGTATCCAGAATATTATGGAATCTGGATATACTGACGAAGATATGTGTATAGATACAATAAAAAATGTTTTTGAAAATGATAACTACATAATGGACACTCATACGGCGGTAGCTATGAATGTAGCACTTAGAAAAAAAACTGAAAGAAAAGTAGTAGTATTGTCTACGGCTAGTATATATAAATTTCCTTCAAGTGTCCTAAAATCATTCGGGAAAGAGGGAGAAACTGAGTTTCAAGAGATAGAGATGTTAAATGAGATAACAGGTCTAGAGCTTCACAGTGCGGTTAAGGGGATAGATCAACTTCCTGTGCTCCATAAAAACTGCATAGAAAAAAATGGAATGAGAGAATTTTTAGAAAAACTGATAAAAAAATAA
- a CDS encoding TIGR03905 family TSCPD domain-containing protein translates to MKTFKTSGVCAREISFKVEGDVIESVIFKGGCSGNTQGLSALLAGMKVDDVVERLSGMSCGSKETSCPDQLAKALKELL, encoded by the coding sequence ATGAAGACATTTAAAACTTCAGGGGTCTGTGCAAGAGAGATCTCGTTTAAAGTAGAGGGAGATGTTATTGAAAGTGTAATTTTTAAAGGGGGATGCAGTGGCAATACTCAGGGTCTCAGTGCTTTACTGGCAGGAATGAAAGTAGATGATGTGGTGGAAAGACTATCTGGTATGAGCTGCGGATCAAAAGAAACATCGTGTCCTGATCAGTTGGCAAAAGCCTTGAAAGAACTGTTATGA
- the glyS gene encoding glycine--tRNA ligase subunit beta, whose product MKILLEIGMEEIPARFLKPALNDIEKYIKKEFESQRVNFETLKTFGTPRRLVLLVDGVSERQEDLDIVNTGPAKEVAYDVNGELTRAGVGFAKSQGIDPTDLEILETPKGEYIAVRKFVEGKDTKELLPEFLKNLITGLTFQKSMKWSDLNMRFARPVQWFLAMADDELIEFEIEGIKSALKSKGHRFFGEDFEVSSIEEYFTKLKENNVIVDIEERKQMILDMIQEKCTKTGEQVLIEPDLLDEVTNLIEYPYPIVGTFNSEFLEVPQEVLIISMQVHQRYFPILDDKGKLLPKFVVIRNGITSSEHVRKGNEKVLSARLSDARFFYQEDQKKSLEEFVEKLSTVVFQKDLGTIAQKISRSKKLAEYMTGKLALNDSKEDIMRTIHLAKADLVSNMIGEKEFTKLQGFMGADYALKAGEKETVSKGIEEHYYPRYQGDKLPQGIEGVIAGICDRMDTLVGCFGIGMTPSGSKDPFALRRASLAIVNIILNSKLVISLEELISKMLDILEEDNVLKKPKKDVLNELMEFFRQRAINVFVDKGHRKDVISAVLSIDCDVLLEASEKIETLEKVSKEEGFNDLVLLLKRVGNISKDHLEKTISTDLLVEDAEKELHKFYVDLDSKTELNLQTKSYEEFFRNILAGKDVINRFFDRVMVMDKDQSLKNNRLSLLKSLNEIFNRVAKLNLIEEK is encoded by the coding sequence GTGAAGATCCTATTGGAAATAGGTATGGAAGAGATACCTGCTAGGTTTTTGAAGCCTGCGCTAAATGATATAGAAAAATATATTAAAAAGGAATTTGAGAGTCAAAGAGTAAACTTTGAAACCCTTAAAACTTTTGGAACTCCTAGAAGGCTAGTTCTTTTGGTTGACGGAGTTTCAGAAAGACAAGAAGACCTTGATATTGTAAATACGGGTCCTGCAAAGGAAGTCGCCTATGATGTGAATGGTGAACTCACAAGAGCTGGTGTTGGATTTGCAAAATCCCAGGGGATAGATCCAACTGACCTAGAGATTTTAGAAACCCCTAAGGGTGAATATATTGCTGTAAGAAAATTTGTAGAGGGAAAAGATACAAAAGAGCTTCTTCCTGAATTTTTGAAAAACCTAATTACAGGACTTACATTCCAAAAGTCTATGAAATGGTCTGATTTAAATATGAGGTTTGCAAGACCTGTACAGTGGTTTTTGGCAATGGCAGATGATGAATTGATAGAATTTGAAATAGAAGGAATAAAAAGTGCCCTAAAGTCAAAGGGACATAGATTTTTTGGTGAGGATTTTGAAGTCTCTTCAATTGAAGAGTATTTTACAAAACTTAAAGAAAACAATGTAATAGTAGATATAGAAGAAAGAAAACAGATGATTCTCGATATGATACAGGAAAAATGTACCAAGACAGGGGAACAGGTACTTATCGAACCTGATCTACTAGATGAGGTGACAAACCTCATAGAGTATCCTTACCCTATAGTTGGAACTTTTAACTCAGAATTTTTAGAGGTTCCTCAGGAAGTTCTAATTATATCCATGCAGGTTCATCAGAGATATTTCCCTATTTTAGATGATAAGGGTAAACTTTTACCTAAATTTGTAGTTATCAGAAATGGTATAACTTCTTCTGAGCATGTGAGAAAAGGTAATGAGAAAGTTTTATCTGCAAGACTTTCTGATGCCAGATTCTTTTATCAGGAAGATCAGAAAAAATCTCTTGAGGAGTTTGTAGAGAAACTGTCTACTGTGGTATTCCAAAAAGATCTAGGAACAATAGCTCAAAAGATCTCAAGAAGTAAAAAACTGGCTGAATATATGACTGGAAAGCTAGCCTTGAATGATTCAAAAGAAGATATCATGAGGACTATTCACCTTGCAAAGGCTGACCTTGTCTCTAACATGATAGGAGAAAAAGAGTTTACAAAACTCCAAGGGTTTATGGGAGCAGATTATGCCCTCAAGGCAGGAGAGAAGGAGACGGTTTCTAAGGGTATAGAGGAGCATTACTATCCAAGATACCAGGGGGACAAGCTTCCTCAGGGTATAGAGGGAGTGATAGCAGGTATTTGTGACAGAATGGATACCCTGGTAGGATGTTTTGGCATAGGTATGACCCCTAGCGGTTCTAAAGATCCGTTTGCCTTAAGAAGGGCCTCACTCGCCATTGTAAATATTATTTTGAATTCAAAACTTGTGATATCCTTAGAAGAGCTCATTTCTAAAATGCTCGATATTTTAGAAGAGGACAATGTTCTCAAGAAACCTAAAAAAGATGTATTAAATGAGCTGATGGAATTTTTCAGGCAGAGAGCTATAAATGTCTTTGTTGATAAGGGGCACAGGAAAGATGTAATCAGTGCCGTCCTTAGCATAGATTGCGATGTTCTTCTAGAGGCCTCTGAAAAAATAGAAACACTGGAAAAAGTTTCTAAGGAAGAGGGATTTAATGACCTGGTACTTCTTTTAAAAAGAGTAGGAAATATCTCTAAGGATCACCTTGAAAAAACAATTTCAACTGATCTACTTGTGGAAGATGCTGAAAAAGAACTGCATAAATTTTATGTGGATCTTGACTCAAAAACAGAATTAAATCTTCAAACTAAATCTTATGAGGAATTCTTTAGAAATATCCTGGCTGGTAAAGATGTAATAAACAGATTTTTTGACAGGGTAATGGTAATGGACAAAGATCAATCATTAAAAAATAATAGACTTTCTCTTTTGAAATCTTTAAATGAGATATTCAACAGAGTGGCTAAATTAAATTTGATCGAAGAAAAATAA